The sequence CCCCTTCTAAGAATCTAAAGGATTATGggttatttcattgtttgtacaccaaaatgacaaacattGTTTCGTTATTGGTTGCATTTCCATTGTTTAGAacattttaaaccaatcacaacattTTGGGATTCGTTAAAACTACCCTGTACTTTGAAAAGTGCCTTCTcattcaaatttaaagaaatacaaaggCAAAGTTTTAAGGACAACAAAACCTGAAAGTTCATTTGAAAGTTCATTTGAAAGTGGACCATTTTGACCCCATTAGTGTTCCAGAaagatataaatgatttaaactGTATGTCGTTCAAATTATTGTCTCTCTTCCCCTGCCTTATCTACTGATAAAACCTGGACTAGCTATTGCCCTCAATATCTATATACTGTACTGCTGAACTTTGATTACGAAAGAACAATCAGTTAAGTTACTTAGATtttagatatatagatataggaagatgtggtatgagtgccaatgagacaactctccatttaagtaaaattgagaatggaaatggggaatgtgtcaaagagacaacaacccgaccaaataaaaaacaacagcagaaggtcaccaacaggtcttcaatgcagggagaaattcccgcacccggaggcgtccttcagctggcccctaaacaaatatatactagttcagtgataatgaacgccatactaatttccaaattgtacacaagaaactaatataaaaataatacaagactaacaaaggccagaggctcctgacttgggacaggcgcaaaaatgcggcggggttaaacatgtttgtgagatctcaaccctccccctatacctctaaccaatgtagaaaaataaacgcataacaatacgcacattaaaattcagttcaagagaagtccgagtctgatgtcagaagatgtaaccaaagaaaataaacaaaatgacaataattcataaataacaacagactactagcagtagcaatttataaaagtaaaccattattggtcacggagctttggctcacactgaacagcaggctataaagggccccaaaaattactagtttaAAACCCTTCAAACAGGAagaccaacggtctaatctatataaaaacgaaaaacaaggAACACTTACGAACCACATAAACAGATAACCTGTTTTCATTAGTATAATGCATCCTACAAGGATTATTTCTAACATTTCTGGCTAGGTAACATACAAATTTTGGTTTACAAATCAGTTTAAGATATAaaagttttctcttttttttttcagggaATCACAAATACAAGGTAAAATCAGATTATTAGATGTAGGAAGTTGCTTCAATCCCTTTGCCTGTTATGATGATTTCCAGGCTGTTGGGATAGATATTGGTCCTGCTACTTCAGTAAGTTTGTCATGTTTACGTTATGATGATTTCCAGGCTGTTGGGATAGATATTGGTCCTGCTACTTCAGTAAGTTTGTCATGTTTATGTTATGATGATTTCCAGGCTTTTGGGATAGATATTGGTCCTGCTACTTCAGTAAGTTTGTCATGTTTACGTTATGATGATTTCCAGGCTGTTGGGATAGATATTGGTCCTGCTACTTCAGTAAGTTTGTCATGTTTATGTTATGATGATTTCCAGGCTGTTGGAATAGATATTGGTCCTGCTACTTCAGTAAGTTGGCCATGTTTATGTTATGATGATTTCCTGGCTGTTGGGAGAGATATTGGTCCTGCTACTTCAGTAAGTTTGTTATGTTTACGTTATGATGATTTCCAGGCTGTTGGGATAGATATTGGTCCTGCTACTTCAGTAAGTTTGTCATGTTTACGTTATGATGATTTCCAGGCTGTTGGGATAGATAGTGGTCCTGCTACTTCAGTAAGTTTGTCATGTTTATGTTATGATGATTTCCAGGCTGTTGGAATAGATATTGGTCCTGCTACTTCAGTAAGTTGGCCATGTTTATGTTATGATGATTTCCTGGCTGTTGGGAGAGATATTGGTCCTGCTACTTCAGTAAGTTTGTTATGTTTACGTTATGATGATTTCCAGGCTGTTGGGATAGATATTGGTCCTGCTACTTCAGTAAGTTTGTTATGTTTACGTTATGATGATTTCCAGGCTGTTGGGATAGATATTGGTCCTGCTACTTCAGTAAGTTGGCCATGTTTATGTTATGATGATTTCCTGGCTGTTGGGATAGATATTGGTCCTGTTACTTCAGTAAGTTTGTCATGTTTTTAAGATGATTTCCAGGCTGTTGGAATAGATATTGGTCCTGCTACTTCAGTAAGTTGGCCATGTTTATGTTATGATGATTTCCTGGCTGTTGGGATAGATATTGGTCCTGCTACTTCAGTAAGTTAGccatatttataattatattgaccATTTTCATCCAACATAACTCAACAgtataaaacattaataatttttaaagttaagaAATTGTACTCTTAAGGTAGAtcaccagtatatattttttgagacagattttttttataatttgccaaaatgaagattttactatgctcttttcaaaaatttaataaaaagtatgggtcaccgtgctatttttcaagcaatgagtcgttgaaaattgcaaaaatttggttagtttgttcatgaaaaaacacattagtgtgcataaaaaaaattctatgagatagaattttgaaataaattgtgagaagaaaggtttcataatatgtttgaagaaaataaaaagaaaacatggtgtcaccgaacttgttttcttgctacaagtaaatataaaaaattcccctattagcccagtataaattttgtactaaaagagtatTAAAtggcttatttgaaaaaaatagtttaaaacccccaaaaaatgatatttgataaaatattttgaatgaatccATTAATAAACAGGTTTTcttcaaatagaaaaacagTCTAACTATTGAATTACAATTCTGTCTCTAAATTGgcagatttaggcaaataactagaccgattttgtactgtgattgtacaatccaagatggcggtataccatcaatctaccttaaaagttttttttgggGGCGCCAtagatgcttttttttttttattataacagATATAGGAAATATTCTGTTGTTGTTCAGTTATTGTGTTAACATAAATTTAcctatttattgttaaaaatgttatttcttttttatgaattgacattttgtactgttttattttttatgtttcacAGAGATCTAGTCTTTTTTTTAGACACCACTGCATGATGTCTTCTCTGATTTTGGCCATTTATATTTGAGCTTTATTATATTGTCATTATTTCATATCAGTTGATAAATTACTTTGATTTagcttgttttcatttttcagaaaaattatacaaaattgtttactattgttttgtttatacttgtgtttttgttttgtttcataatacCAGTTTCACAGTTAAGTGCTTttcctttttgtctttttatgttaatttttgtcTACAGATAAACTTAAAAAGGATTGAGGTGTTTCAAAGGGAAAAAATGTGATATGACTGCCATTGAAACAGCTATGTACCAAAGACAAAAGGACAATGATCCTTTAACACTGagcaaaaatttgaaaaagaattaaTTTGATAAAGTTTTTCTCAGTTACTCCTGAACAGAATGACTTGATGTTTGTTCAGCAGCTTATCAGTGATGGTTTGTAAATTTGAGGGTTTTTTTTGGTGATAATTTTATCACCTTACCACTTTCGGTTTCACCAAATGGAGTAAAAAAATGCATAGAGTAGGGTGCTCATTTTTGCCACattcttttcatgttttctacagtttatgttCAGTTCTAAaggtttttgaagtatactgatatttctatatgaagataacttcaaacgCAAAATATTGTTAAGcttgaaaacgtgtttgtttgaatttaatcatttgaaaagttagattaaagggtgttgaaatttcctgattttatgtgaatgggggacacatattctccgtttttacatatctatttaaaacaaaaaaaacgcagctttaaacaacattgatcaaatcaatttcattatagatgaatagcagacatttcaaaggtgTTAAAAGAACTGAAATTTAGGGCATTCAGACAAAGAACTATTAAGAAACACTTCTTTGTATTCGTGTATTTTCTTCATGAAATTGGCCGAAAATCGTTGTCCATTTTTCGGTCCTTTTCAGTAGGTGCCGCAATTTTgtctcagttttaaaaaataatcatacttGTCATATAATATCATTTACTGGTAAAGGTCCATCATTTCAGCCATCCCTTGAAtgttttacacctcaaaatcataaaacggcgaaattgtgtccccgGCGAATATGGGCACCCCACTCTATATAGAACAAACAGTAAACAATAAGCACTCTACTCAATAATACTGGTATCATGTAGTACAAAAACACTTGTAACATAACTGGTTTTCTTACTTTTATCAATTATTCTTGATTTACTATGAGCTaaagtttcatttttcttttaatttttgtttcagacAAAAGTAATAGACCATAGTTATAATCTCTTGACATCAATATTTACCCATAGTTCAAATAGAAATTTGATCTTTTGTCGATAAATAAATCTTGGGGggatattatttgtttgtccCTTGTGCAAATAGTTATGGCTAACAAAAAATGCAACATATCTATTTCTCGTTTTCCATCATTACgcattaatattttatttcatgtcattttcTAATCTTTTATCAAGGACAATTGTGTAAGATttgatcaaaatttaaataaataattgcctttttatttcattctttttatacagtgaaattatatttttggatACAGTTTGTGCTTGTTGACAAGTAATAGACgattaagtgaaaaatattttataacaaagaatATGTTAAAGGAAAATGACCTCgtcaaatatatgaaaaggaaaTCTGCAGACGATATTGTtgggaaattttttttgtttgcataatTTGGACgaaactttttacaaaaataatttgaagggttttgaattgtttatttaccTCAGCAAAGAAAATAACAAGGTCTCAATCTTTTATAATTGtaacatatttgataaaattgtttaaattaaacaaGGCTAAATTAGAATTTAATATGAAGCAATAGAGAAAAATGTTTACTCCCATGAAGAATTGATATTGAGTTAAAAAGAGATATTTAAGGAACTGTCATAGGTCAATGTGACATCATTCAATGccttttttattgatattttaaattgtaaaatgatTTAAGTAAAAAAGATTATCTACTAAATCTTAGGTTAGATAAGTATATACTTTATGAAGTAAATTCTATCGATTATAATACTATTCACTGTAagaattatatcaaattattgtcatttgataataACTGATAATAAAAGTTGTTGTTAACTTGCATTTAATTGTTTATGAAAACCCtccataaaaaatataccagaggtttttaaagacttttcatacaaaatttacatgtGACACACAAGcacaaatttaaagaaaaaatattcatttttttttttttttaaaagtataattgatTGAAAAAGGTGTCAATGGTTATGGATTCAATgcttgaaaattttgaaaacattctCTCTAAATTGTCTTTTACTCTGAATTCCTCCAGAATCAACCGCTtactttttctaaatttcatattattGGCAGTTATGGTGTTACTATTATTTTCATTGAAGTACTAGATGAAAAAAAGTAtgcaacaatcaacaaaaatttgACTAGAAATAATCTTTTgcatgtggatttttttataatccaGCTCCACATAGTACAAACTGgtttaaaaattgactgtatGTGTTTATGTTTAAAGTTAACACATAGAGACCAATGAAAAAGAGGTTGTGTTATAAATGCCAAAAAGGCAACTCTTCACTAgaattgtttaaacatatttatttatagtggattgggaaacaagttttgcaattagcctactctttttcaaaatctacaagggtgtcttcaacgtgcaagagatatggctctctcttaacacgggtcagtcatttatcgtccccttccaaCAGACTATCAtggtttcctcaagaccatacttgcaaatggtgtcaagggagagccgaaaagtcagtccctgaaattttcatcccgtcaaccaggaacctttgtggtTGTAGCCCGaagcactaaccactacaccacagcaaactagaaacaaaataacaacaacaaatggaagtttttaacgacctcgactggctatacagccatTGCACGGTCAggaaacaaaatgacacaaaagtAAGCaacatttatattcatgttacattatggttttgtttaatttcagaaTGTTTTATGTTGCGATTTTCTACTGTTGGAGACTACCTGTCCCTTGGAGATTGACATCATAAAATCgtatttacataatttaaaaagcCCTGTGACTGAGTTACCAAAGAACAGCTTTCAtgttattgtattttctttattattggAGTATCTTCCTTCTCCAGATCAAAGATGGACATGTTGTCTGAAGGCAAATGAGTTACTTGATACCAATGGGCTTTTGTTAATAATAACACCAGATTCACATAAACAGCACAGAAATGCAGCCatgataaaaagttggaaagaAGCTATAGAATCTATAGGTTTCAGACAGTGGCGTTATGTAAAACTTGAGCATCTCCACTGCTTGGCATTTCGTAAAAGTGCTAAGACAGAAGAATTACCCTCGGATTTAATTGTTTCTTCAGGCATGCTGTATATTCCACAAGATTTTCATGATTTAAGTGAAAGTATAGATGTGTGTGAGTACAGTGAAGAGGATGAGAAGTTTTTCATGGATTCTGCTGGTGAATTACCTGGATTTCATagttttgatgaaaattaaaccaatgccaatgtaatgaaatttaaattatttagtttatagtATATCTTTGCTTTTTATTCAAACATCAAAAGCATTTTCTGTAACAATATTGAATGACCAAAAAACTCAGAAAATTTGATATACCTTAGGATTATGGTACATAAAAGGGACATAAGGAATAaccaaccaaaaaaaatattagaccGTACATAATACAACAACTACCAGCATCTGACTCCAATCCTCAAAAAAAGacttaaaacaaacaacacaaggTTCAGACTAGAAACACATCTACCTTTGTTTCAAAGTCACACACAATATAACAGTCAAAATACCAACAGGATGGCCACTAATTTGAACAGGAAAATAAGATCTGGCACTTCCTTTAAAAATGCATGGTAAAAATGACTTTTTcagcaaaagaaaaaaacaaccaaacaaaaaaaacgcAAGTAGTTTTTATGAAAAGGAGAGGTGACAGATGCCACAGGAACATTCAAACTTgtagttgaaaataaactgatgccatggcttaaaatgaaaaagaccaaaagactatcaattgtacacaaaaaacaacacatagAATTctgaagactaagcaacacaaaccccactaAAATCTGGGGGTGATATCAGATGCTCCTGGTAGTTAAGCAATGGTTAAAagcattatttgttttaaattatcacaTTATCAAAAGAAAGAACCATGTTTTTCACTTCGTTATTGCATCagtcataaaattaaaaatggcaatggggaatgtgtctaagagacaacaacctatTAACCAatgagcagaaaacagccaaaggccaccaatgggtcttcaaaacAGCGATAAAATAGTGCAACTAGAAGCCTGCTTGGAcagctggcccataaacaaaaatatgtactagttcagtgataatggacgtcatactcatctccaaatatacaaatgaactaaaattaaaaatcatacaagactataacaaaggccagatgcaTGCCACATAGGTAAAAACCTTCACAAATATTCAAGTTATAGATTAAAGTCTTCTGTGATCTTCTGTAAATGTAGGCGaagcaatttcccataggaactccttttacagCAGACTGAAACTGTGCCAACTTCACTATGAagctttgtaaaaatattatccTGTTATAGAATTTtcatatgcactttaatttttgGCAAAGACAACCCATAGGGTTGTGTGCACATTTTCAACATTGAAATGCCCTAAACCTCTAAAAGGTAatacttatactaaaattgTTCACTGCCCCATCCTTTAATTTGAGTCGTcataagaattcaatttttctgCTAACAGTATGTATACTGCTAAAATTCCCAAGTTGGTTGTGTCTCTTTTAGAGTTGTTACATGGAGATTATTATATCGGGGAACAAGTagggaaacaaaacaaaatatatgtgaaTATCAAATAACTCCCCTATGAAGGGAAATCAGTTGTATCTACAAATTGCAACCTTTAATGTTGAAAATTCTAGATGGCCATCTTGATGCGACATAAagttataaaagagggacaaaagataccagagggacagccaaactcatagaTCAGAATTTACTTATCATTTTCCCTCTCACCATGATTTCTTAGTTACAAATAGGAAATGTTAAGAAATATGTATGAATGCATGCcaaccaaaaacaaattaagcCAAGAAGTTACTATATTTTTACAGAAGTCTATTTGGTTATGATTATTAATTCCCTGTGAAGAAATAGTCCCCTTGAAGGAAACACCAAAAGTTAGTTATATCTTCCCAATTagacaataataaaaatgagaaagaaGGTAACAGGCTAACagaaatttctttatattttaaacatttaaacctTAGAGGAGTATTGTCTGCTGGACTCTTAGCATGACTTGTATTTACTTTGTGTTggaaccatttgattttaataactGTAACTTAAACcattactttattttattcttattacatatatattcaaaatatccactttgcaacatttattttgttatttattaaactGTCAAAATGTACAATTCCCTGTAATAAGCATCATTATTCTTAACAAAGAAATGAAACTCAGGAGGACAAGATAGTTAAAGTGAAATGTAATTTAATATTCACTTCTTCTTTGTGGgagtaaaattgtattttaatttgtgtTATCTTTGGATACAAAACACAATCAAGTCAAAAAATAATCTACCACAATCACCAATATGGGTTTATTAGTTATACTTCGTGATTTTTTTAtgctatttttaaattaaagaaaagcgATGTCTCCCTTAGAtgcaacaaatatttatattttctcttCTTTGTTTGGGGAATTATACTAAATTGTTATGAACTCTTATAATTTACgatatttctataaatgtttACAACCACATTTGTCAAAAGGCcttttaaatttcaagtttcaTTTTTACTGAAAACAAAGTGATAGAATCGTTAATTTCAATACCAGTGTGGTGTTACAAAAACTGCAATTATGTATTTAAGTatttacattcaaaataaatagaaaatgaaattatcTCAAATTACATTCACTTgcttttgataaaatcaaatgcACCTCCCCAGTGCAGTCTGTAGTTGGTACAATCAGATACTACTGTTAAATGTAAAGAAGACCGTCGAAGGTTAATTTCCTAAGTCAAAATACATCTGCTTGGTTCATTAAAGTGCATTAAAAAAGAGtattatatgatcttatatCATAGCTTTTCAACCGGATCTGGTCACTGTTTCTGACTCTTTGTATATATAAGACGACTGCAAACTCGAGATAATGCATGTTCCCAATTCTTATTCTATACCTGCATCAGCTTTACTAAGTTTACTAAATGTTAGACTGTAATATAATGGCATTCACTTATGACtgataaacattatttgattaattgagtattgtccagtggcaaatgctACATGCAAATTCAGGACAATATCATGTTAATATATGAATGATAAATCTATGTTATTCCTTAACATCAATCGAAGACCGGAATGAAAGACTCCCTACACAGAAATGATCAATCTTGACTACAAGCTCTTGAACTAAAACTACTATAATAGTATAGTTTCAGTCTTGAATGACCAAATGATTGTGACTGAGATTCGCCAATTTTAGAGCCTAGCCGAGTATCGGACCTACGACTTCATTCGAGACCTATATAACATGTAAACAACCTattccaatgagacagctaCCCACCACAGACCAAATGATatagaagttaacaactttAGGGGTCACCGTACTctaccttcaacaataagtaaAACACATACTgcataacatttatatatggtGTATCCCCGCCTCAACCTCTTATCTAGTTTCAATTACCTTTAACAGGTCACATTTCAACTGTTGAGGGTATTttccatttctttttatttataaattacacGGTGTCTCTCTGCGTGTGGGAAACACATCCATAGCCTTAATTCTTCGACTTGTACAAGAACTTGTAAGCTTTTAagtaacatttaaatttaactgGGACTACTTTTTTAGTTAAGTAAATATTGTCTGACCCTACTTACTGAGGTTAGaattataaatttgtttgtttatcaaattttgcagagagaatttaatatttgtatttgttaatcCGTTACCCGATAGCAGATGGCAATGAACAAACATTTCTTGAGGATATGGACGAGTGTACCAGTATATCATGATAAAGcataatatttttcttatacgATCGAATTGTAGCCTATAAGAAGGTGTGACAAGttacttgatattttttttttaaactttttagaacTTGGAATAACTTAGAAATTGGTCTTTAGCTAAGTTTATAGATATATAGAACGCCGAACCAACATGATGTTGTTAGTCCTAAACATTGCTGTTGAAAACAATAACTCTTGTTGATCGTTGAATTTTGTTCAATAggttaaataatttttcattttttatgcacAATAACAAACAACTTAACatctatgaaaaaaagaaagctaCTCGTAGCTA is a genomic window of Mytilus trossulus isolate FHL-02 chromosome 1, PNRI_Mtr1.1.1.hap1, whole genome shotgun sequence containing:
- the LOC134725725 gene encoding S-adenosylmethionine sensor upstream of mTORC1-like isoform X1; amino-acid sequence: MQYLTWQEVLKNRKVQITASKMDCDKEEHLRLAAIIKGVHADLRKKYKNGSSDLDEIWKTHCSDQSVLKEYADAMYNLSSNHWSKLPETRIDWCHATIMEYFYKDGLKKALVKEQRRHAHRLKTKLATKDRNLLGRSEENRKMIMRSDDAQEEVLSTLDFPESQIQGKIRLLDVGSCFNPFACYDDFQAVGIDIGPATSNVLCCDFLLLETTCPLEIDIIKSYLHNLKSPVTELPKNSFHVIVFSLLLEYLPSPDQRWTCCLKANELLDTNGLLLIITPDSHKQHRNAAMIKSWKEAIESIGFRQWRYVKLEHLHCLAFRKSAKTEELPSDLIVSSGMLYIPQDFHDLSESIDVCEYSEEDEKFFMDSAGELPGFHSFDEN
- the LOC134725725 gene encoding S-adenosylmethionine sensor upstream of mTORC1-like isoform X2 translates to MDCDKEEHLRLAAIIKGVHADLRKKYKNGSSDLDEIWKTHCSDQSVLKEYADAMYNLSSNHWSKLPETRIDWCHATIMEYFYKDGLKKALVKEQRRHAHRLKTKLATKDRNLLGRSEENRKMIMRSDDAQEEVLSTLDFPESQIQGKIRLLDVGSCFNPFACYDDFQAVGIDIGPATSNVLCCDFLLLETTCPLEIDIIKSYLHNLKSPVTELPKNSFHVIVFSLLLEYLPSPDQRWTCCLKANELLDTNGLLLIITPDSHKQHRNAAMIKSWKEAIESIGFRQWRYVKLEHLHCLAFRKSAKTEELPSDLIVSSGMLYIPQDFHDLSESIDVCEYSEEDEKFFMDSAGELPGFHSFDEN